The DNA segment CCCGTCAAATAGCAGACCCCTAATATAGATGTTGTCATTGTCAAATTTTGACCAGGTAAGTCCCTCAGAAGAGGCATATGCACCTGAGCCGTTATAGCTGGTTGTGATGAACCTTTGACCAGTCCATATCACACCATTTTCTTCGATATCAGAGAGATTTCCCCTCTGCCAGTCATATCCATTGATAGATTCGACCATTCCCTGCCCAATACCGATATATCGCGTGCCTGAAAAAGCAAAATCCGATATGTACCCCCCGGAATCCGAGTAGCGCAGATTCCAAGTCGATAGATCGGATGAAGTCCAAATGAACAAACTGTCAATCCGCGGCGGTGATGTTCCGATGCTTTTTGCGGACGAGAGAAGCCAAAATGACCCAGCCCAAATAATGGCGTCTATACGGGCCTCCGCTTGCGGTTGGGTAAAAGTCCCTTTGGTCAACCAATTTTCACCGTCAATCGAACTGGCCACGCTGTACATGGTGTCGCTATAGCTGAGAAAAACAGCGGCAATTTCAGATCCGTTCCATGCCAGGGCTCTAATACTGCCCGGAAGGCCGGACAC comes from the Candidatus Zixiibacteriota bacterium genome and includes:
- a CDS encoding hypothetical protein (Evidence 5 : Unknown function), with product MSGLPGSIRALAWNGSEIAAVFLSYSDTMYSVASSIDGENWLTKGTFTQPQAEARIDAIIWAGSFWLLSSAKSIGTSPPRIDSLFIWTSSDLSTWNLRYSDSGGYISDFAFSGTRYIGIGQGMVESINGYDWQRGNLSDIEENGVIWTGQRFITTSYNGSGAYASSEGLTWSKFDNDNIYIRGLLFDGQRVIGVGPDGIFIGEP